The genomic window aatttttttttttttttctttcttttttttcttttttttttttaaatattattaaaaaaattaaggcaaagttaaaaaaaacgaaatagattaaaaaagaaaagaaaagaatggCATATGTGAAGGTTGTTAAAAATAAGGCGTACTTCAAAAGATACCAGGTGAAATACAGAAGAAGAAGGGGTAAGaacattttttgttaatcATCTTCATAACTATGTTTTCACGCGCATGTTTGTATacaagtatatacatacgtattacatacatatgtaaaacatacatgcataatgAGCACGTACGTACGTTTGTACATGATTTACCACATTGCTTGTGCGTGCCTGTGTAAATGAATTACTACGCGTTATATGTATGccttaaataaatttaacatGTTCATGATTTCGCATGTTATGAGAGATCTTTTATTCGAGGCTAAAAAAATGTTGATCAGTGATTAAACAAGTTAAGCATTTTTGCAAGTTGCCGACTTACCTGACACTGAGACAACGGAAAcgcataattttttctatttgctcattttgttcataattttttcgatttgctcattttgttcataattttttcgatttgctcattttgttcataattttttcgatttgctcattttgttcataattttttcgatttgctcattttgttcataattttttcgatttgctcattttgttcataattttcctGTTTTACccattttgttcataattttcccGATTTGctcattttgttcataattttcccGTTTTGCGCATCCTTTATATAGAGGGAAAAACGGACTATAGAGCTAGAAAAGCGCTAATTTTGCAAGACAAGAACAAATATAATGCGCAAAAGTTGAGATTCGTTGTTCGTAAAACAAACAATCAGATAATTTGCCAAATAGCTAGTGCTCATATTGAAGGGGATAAAATTTTAGCTGAAGCAAAATCAAAAGAGTTAATAAGATATGGAATACCAGTAGGACTAAAGAATTATGCTGCTGCATATGCAACTGGCTTATTATGTGCAAGAAGATTTTTAAAATCTTTAAATCTGGACACAGTATTTATAGGTGTTGAAAAAGTCACAGCAGATATGaatgaaaatgaagataaggatgatgatgaagaaaGAAAACCAATAAAAGCTTTTTTAGATGTTGGTATAACAAGAACAACAACAGGTAATCGTGTTTTTGCTGCTATGAAAGGAGCATGTGATGGAGGATTAAATATTCCTCATGGAAATAACAGATTTCCTGGatcaaaaaatgaatttaatcCTGAACAgttaaggaaaaatattttaggtTTACATGTAGCcgaatatatgaaattattacAAGAAGAAGATatggataaatataaagcacattttaatgattatattaaacataaaattaatgcaaataatattgaacaaatgtatataactGCACATGaacaaattagaaaaaacCCAGAAAAAGTAGTAAAGAAAAAGGACAAAGTTAAAAAGTTTATGGCCAAATATGAAAAGCCCAAAAAGCTTAATGCGAAAATTAGAAAGAGAAGAGTTAAAGAAAAGGTaaagagaaaagaaaaagaaatggaaAAGTGTAGTATATCATgcttatgcatatatacatacaggATGTGTAAATATGCTTAaatgtgtacatacatataaatatatatatatatatatatatatatatgtactcaCGCATATGCATACATTACTTTCATACGgtacatacgtgcatatgTTTGGGTCCAAAGCGAACACTCAACTGATTTGAGAACAAACTTATGCACTGTGCAAATTTGTATAAAAGGTTTTTCATGATGAGAAATACAGACCtgatttgaaaaaaaatttgagaaaattttttctatttctgaaaaaatcttttatatatattatgtatatatgtacatacgtacatacatacatatatacatacatacatatatacatacatacatacatatatacatacatatatacatacatatatacatacatatatacatacatatatacatacatatatacatacatatatacatacagaCATAAGATAACCAAATtagcaaaacaaaatagttATGTCCACGTAAATATGAAGCAAGTGTACATTTACTGTTCGTTTTgcgtattatataaatattttacgttcctgttttattattttattaatttattattttattatttttttattttattatttttttattttatcaatttactgttttattattattgtattaatttattatttttttatgtttttaatttttagttgGCTAAATATGTGGAAAAGTTGCAGTAAGTAAAAAGGAAGTAGTGAAACGAAGCGTGCAGGATTATATGTACAGGtcaggtttttttttttttttttttttatttttacaatccctatatatatatatatatgtgtatgtatatatgtaggcTTCCCATCTGATTTACCATTTtaggaaaggaaaaaaaacagttgcgtatatgtgtatatgtgtgtatgtttgtatgtttgtatatacgCAAGTATGCATTCCCACATATGTATCTGCATGTACACACATTTTatgattaaaatataaagccATGGATAATACAAATCCTCAggcatattattattaacaaaactTCATACAATACGTACAAAAATagcatattaatatatattttttttttttaacacaaAAAGAAGAAAGTAAAGAAAGAAAAGTTGTTATGTGTGAaggtaaaagaaaaatgcatatttttgGTGCATATATAATGTGGTAAAGGCAATTCGCTtaatctctttttttttttttttttttttttttttttttttttttttaatgatgaTGTGTCAAAATTGGGTAATTTACGTCTGAAAATTACTGATGATAACTGCtatctgaaaaaaaaaaaaaataaaataaaataaaacgaaataactgaataaaaaaaaaaatgcttaaTTTTTGAGGGGAAAAAAAGCAAGGGTGTTATAGGTGTGTATGCCAGAATTCTTTCCGgtgttcataaaatttacatatgtgAGTGTAGTGTTGcataaaaacgaaaaaatagaatataataagagaaaatataatacaatataattagAATGCATTATAATGCAGTGGAAACTAACGGAATGCATGAACAATTGCTGTACCTCTTCTCTTTGTAAGTGATGAGGAAAACATATCATTAACTTTCGTTCTTCTGCATCGTACGAAATGAAGATGCTTTTTTGTAGCTGATACAAAGGAAAGAAGATATCGATAAATGGTAAAGGGAATACTAGTAAAAACtgcaaaaataatacaatagtTTTATAGTTAAATGTTGTAGTGTtccatataaatgtacatatagaAATAAGTAACATTACATGTTCATGTGAGGTTACACAAACAATTAAacttagaaaaaaagaaatgaatgagatttttttttttttttttgtacatgaTGAGcaaaacaaatttattaacTTTCGTTCTTCTGCATCTGAGGAAGTGAAGATAATTTAATGGCtgatgcaaaaaaaaaaaaaaaaaagggaaaaaataaaaaaatggaaaaaaaaaagaacatagttttaaattgtaaaaaCCGTCTGGTTAAAcgagataaaaaaattttattttatatttaaaaacatattcgaaatatacatatacatatatatatatatatatatatatatatatatatatatatatatcacacCCTCATGAGTTATTcatcataaaattttacaaatttttgaGATAACAAAtgtcttttttaaaaatataaataaaaaaggtaaacATGAAATGAACAAGGGTTGACTGAAAAAAGAACTTAAGCATGACAAGTGAGATACGCGTGCGGTGTTAGAATAAATCTCTACAAAAAAGATACGTACGCGTAATGTTGTTTGTAGATATGTATTATACAAATGTTTACATACATGAATTAATCAGCGCTAAAATGAAAAGGTCTTAAAAGCGAAAAGCACAAATTAGGATGAGTCccttaaagaaaaatgttaaaagTGAAGCGGCCAAAATAGGAGTGCGCCAAATTGTATCAACGacaatgtataaataaaagaacagTCCACTGTTAATGATTCCAAATTATGACTAGCATCGTTCACTTGTAAATTTCTTCGTCATACTTGTCTATGCAATGAACGTGCGTTATGACCTCCTCCGAAAAATAAGCAAAGCTTTTCTCGACCACCTGGCCGTTGCACACTTTGCAAATGCTGCAAATTTAAACAGGAAAAATGGTAATGAGGTAATGTGGAATTATATCGGTATATCGGTAAAGCAGTAATAATAggctaaaaaaaaagaagaccATTATACGCTGAATGGTAAAAATGTAAGAGAGTAATACCTTAGGAGATGGGAATAAACCTACTTtgatttattcttttttccctATCCCCTCCTTCTGTACaaccataaatatatataaaaatactcaTGCACATACACGTCTACATATACACTTACAGCCTGTCCTGGACGAGAATGCTCCTCTCCTTTTGCTCGATCAAATCGTAGGAAACGTTCAAGTAATGGCTCTTAACTAAGTTGTGATATATCAGTAAATTCATATTCGTATTTAGCTTTTTTTGCAAACCCAAGTTAACGAAGCTTAATATTTCTGAAATTTTCCATTCCTCTGGTATGagttcatatatgtatatattgtcAAAATCATTGTGATtagcatatttatttaaaatgtacagtatgtattttttatatttttctttttccttttcatctAAATTTGACTcaatatatttgttcatgCACACCTTAAcaagtaagaaaaaaagtcCGCATGATCTGTTCTTACAACTCTCATATACTTTGAAATAATCGAACAAATCTATGTCTCTGTTTCGGTGTTTATTTCCCAAGAAGGTATGGTAGGAATCTcgattttttatatttttcttcttaccCTTTTTGACATATTTTTGTGCTTCGTTCTGTGCGGCTTTTTCCCTTTGcatctttttcctttttccttttttttcccctgatcttcgttttattttccttctcCTTGCATCTTCACCGCTGCTCGACATGGTTCCTACACTTAAGCTAGATGATCCATCATCGTCGTCATCATCCTTGGACATGAGCGAGTTGCTACTACTAACGTCTGATAGTGAACAGGAAGAAACGCTAAATTCTGTTTCTTTTGAAGAACGATCAGAGTGCATTTCgtaaaaatttgtaatatCATCATCACTCGAGTTGCTTTCATCTTGTTGCCCAACTAAATGAAGCATATAGTcgaattctttttttttcttttctctttcCTTCTCTTCTTCATCTATTTTTTCAtgattctttttattttgttctttctttttcatttttgataACACATCCTTGCTCATAGTAATGTAACTGTATTTATGGTATTCCCTCATTATATCAGTAATAAATGcgtcatatatttttttccttttctctttttttaaatgtgtatttattaattccATTCTCCCTTCGTCgtattctttaaataaatgcTCATGTATTGTTTTGTCGTCTTTATATATACCATTCAAAAGTCTTTCATGGTCCTCTTGGCTCATTCGTTTTGCTCTTCCTTTTAATATGAAGTTGTAATACAAGCAATACTTTTCACACATGCTGATGTTTTCGCTAGACAGAATTACTAGACTTTCACTGTTAAGggtgataaaaaaaagaaaaaagaaaaaaaaagatagagTGAATGAGCATGTGGATGGAAGCATTAACACGTATATGGAAACATTAACACGTAAACGGCGATATTAACACGTAAACGGCGATATTAACACGTAAACGGCGATATTAACACgtaaattgttttattagtATTCATGTAGACGAGTGGACATAACCaaattgaataaaaatgGGGAGGGgcattgtaaaaaaaaaaaaaagaaaaaaaattaaacacaTAAGCGATATGAGATACGACTAGAGAACACAATCATTTCAAGTAAATGAATGCTCCAACCTAAGGCGTATACTTACTAATGCTTGTGAATCTTGCCATAAAGCAAAGCCTTGACCAAGTTAAACTTCTCGTCTTTAATTATTCTAATTAAATAATCAATTTCAATGGGGTAATTTGTGTGCAAAAAGTggagtatttttttttgcctaaCTTGTACAGGTTTTTCCAAATCgttcatatataattcaaCCAAAGCAGTATTAATATTcgtattatatttatcatattttaaatagttgacaatatatttttgtacataatgttttacttttatattgtattttcttttctgtaattttgtaaaaatctGTAAAATTTCATCAGGgcgtaataaaaaatttttatttattaaaaagtcgaaaaacaaattttcattatattttataaaaaagggaaaggAATATTcaaacaataattttattcgTTTTTGTTCTACATTAATTAAATGAACATTATCATTTAggattattaaaatattgtaaatttcttttaaaattaaatgaaaagaattcATTTTGTCGATGTTACTTTTGAAGTCTtgtttttctaaaatttcaagccaaaatgattttttttttttttttttccccttttctttttcctcatGTGTAGAATTTGGTCCCTTATCGCTTATATTTTGCCCCCTCTTTTCTTGAAATAAACCATTTGTGCTatcattttgaaaaacatGGGCATTCTCTATGTCCTCCTCTACTTCATCAAGTATTTTTGCAGCTCCGTTCTTTCCCATATCCACTTTCTCTTTcacttcttcctcttcttctacTTCAACTTCTACATCTATGTCCACTTCTCCTTCTTCGCCCTCCACCTCCCCCCATTTCACGCTGTAGTAACGCAGAAAGAGTAAGCACATTTCAATGGCCTCACCAAACTGCTTATaacgtatgtatattaaaataatctCCACAAATTTACAATTTTCCTTCAAAAACTCTACGCACTCGTTAACATTTAGACTTAAATTTTCTGTTTCCATAATGAATTTTGAATAGTTAACATACTTGTTCTTTATCATAAGCTTTACCAACACATTGTCCAGTATCTCATCAATTTGTAGAAGGCATCCTGTTACTGGAGGGGAGTCCACTGCCTGGTTATTATTATGCATAGGATTCGTTACACCATTAGCAGCACTCGCACTCACCTGCGCATAGTCCTCCCCCCCACCGAGAACCACCTTTATGCTATCCCGGTGGTGCATGAGGTAGTCCCTCTTTGACAGAAGATATTTAATCATACAATTATTTGCAATATAtagaatttctttttttttttttttttttgcatccTCTTCTTTAGATGCAGAGGAGGAATAATCTTCTTTTCTCTCTTCCCCCAGATGTTGTAAATACCTATCATCGTTGTGATAGTAGTTATAGTTTTTCCTTATCAATTCTTCTATACTACACAATGGGGGGAAACATCCCTTAAAATGCTTATTTATCATGCTCTCTTCTTCAGCTAGCTTTTTTAAAGTCTTTGCTTGTTCTTCCATTTCCTTCTCATTactgtttttttgttttatttttttttgtaatataagtTTATCCGTTTGAGGAAATAAATTGAACCAAAAGgataaaagaacaaatatgtttatgtttaccttttcaaaatgtaaaaatgctAAAGGGAAATTCAAATTGCTAAAATAGTAGTATGCACAtgctttattatattcttttagaatattttctttatctaTATCATTTTCAAAGTTATAATTCtgaattaacaaaaaacctttttctatttttttctgctCTATACATTTGGGTAagtattcatataattctAAACATCTAATAATCTTTAAACaatgattatttaaaaaataaatattattctttgcATAGTTGTATGTCCCTGACTGGGTCGTACTCTTTAATATTtcctctatttttttttcttctgtgAATGGATCGTTATGTGGAATGTATCTCTCCACTTGCGTATTCCTCCTTGTTTCTGTTACCTCCTCGTCGAGGATTAGTGCCTGATGGTTGTCCTCCCCCGTTGTGTCCTTCTTATCGCACTGTCCTTCTTGCTGCTCTTCCTGAGCCTGATCATGAATTCTATTCTCCTTCCAATCCTGCTGATCATTTCGACTATTTCGACCATTTTGACCATTTTGCCTTTCTTCCTGCCCTTTTGCTCCCCCCATTTTCCCCTCATTATccctttgaaaaaaattgaatagcGAAATTAAGGCagtattactattattattcacATTGCTGTAGTTTGTAACTACGTGGAGGTGGTCGTTCAGATAAATAGACTGCACGTGTTGCTGATTGTTTACATTGTAAAAGTTTAATACCCCATTTGAATTCATACAACACAAAAAGAAACGAAAGGATATTACATGTTTTACACTCTCCGACAAAGTAATAGTATTCTTTCTTGATGGCATGGATGTATCTACATCATAAAATACACCAATATTCAAATCacatacaataaatatttcgTTCATATTAATTagtgttatatatttataggtTTGCTCATATTCATgactatataataatattttatcattattccTTAAACTTTGTAAGTAGTAATTTTTGCCtactgttaaaaataaagatttgTTTACCCACAAGAGAGATGATACAATATCTGTATGTtgtatttctttaaatattttataatttgaatgatcatatttataaaaacataattttttttttttcgtatatattaagagttctaatttattattttcattaatagtaaaattttctacatttttacttattaccattaaattttcaaatttgtcattttttacaaaatatagtATATCATCGATTAAGATAATTATTATCAACTCAACTTCTACTATCACTACCTTACTTATctctttattctttttaataacataacTACCCATATGCTTCAAATCTATATTTGCATCTTCTCTGTTTCGTTTAATAtcgtatttatgtataactCCATCTTTCCCACAAATGTATAAACAATCATTCAGTAAACACGTAACACTTATTTCTAAGTTTATCTTAACATCCACACTGTCGGCCTTAAACAGCTCCATTCGGTTCTAACCCCTGGAGCTTCTTCTGCCTTCGCCTGTTTGTAAGCGCGCAGTTATGCATATATCAAATGTGTACATGTAAACTTGTACATGCGCAAGCAAGTACATACATGAAtctatgtacgtatgtatgtatatccAATTTGAGTATACACGATATTGCCTACTCGAAATGAAGCCCCTTGCAAGagcaaaaatatatcaacTATCAATCATATCTACTccttaattaaaatataaattaattcgaacaaaaaataaaattaaaatggtaacaaaaatgtaacaaaaaaaaaaaaaaaaaaaaaaaaaaaaagatcttTAAGGTAACAAGTAATGAAATAACAAAGGAATAAGCAAAACCATGTGTAAGCAGTTAAtctttcaaaatattatcaaaaaaaaaaaaaaaaagatcgGTTAATAGATAGCTGAATTAACGttacaatttatatataaatattttttatagaaaagGAAACGTTTTAATACGTtcaaaaaattgcaaaaaaattttttttttttttttttattgctcTCGAAAAAACAGTTCAGTGGAAACGTTTAAGAATATATCATCCTACCTGTATATTATAcctacatatatgtacaacaattatatatatgttgagGACGCGAGTCAAAAAGGTAATgacaaattattattttgctcGGTGGAAAACAAGAATTTATAACAGCTACTCACGTGCcaatatgtatgtttgtagcagacttttcatttttattttttaagcaaAATGGGGATCAAAATGGTATTTTCTTGTTtgcagcaaaaaaaaaaaaaaaaaaaaaaaaatatatatatatatatatatacatatatatatatatatatattcaataaaaCAGGTACTAAGGCGCATATTCATTTCATTTCCAATTAGTTACATATTacatgttcattttttttttctattctatattcttatattccTACACCtgatgatatatatgtatacgtgtacatacatacatacatacatataattactGTGCAAACAAATTGCGGAAACTAATGTTTGCATAAAATTTCGTGCAAGTTATACTTGAACGTAGTTCTGCGGTTGATGAGAAGGAGAGCATGAAGGGGAAATGGGTAAACAGAGGTgacaaaatatatgtatatgttctTATGCATACGTTCGTATATGCAACATGTTCAGAGAGCAATTCTTTATATGAGTGTTAATGATCGGTGGGAATGAGCTCATTATTAAGGCATATGAGGAGAGCAATAGATTGTGAAGTTTGGAAAGAGAGTTTGACCAACCTGTTGTAtttgttgtatatataataaacatgtGCACAAATCTTCTTTTGTTTCTgccctttttttaaaaaggatgATCGTTTGCAACATAcctacacatatatttttcccattttaaataaaaaaagctcgaaaaaaaaaaaataataaaaaaaaaaaaaaaaaaaaaagctcgaaaaaaaaaaaaaaaagaagaaaattccTCATacgaattttattttatattagcAATCCTTTAATACCTTCGCGCGGGGGCTAACAAAATCGTAAGGCTTCCCTTTGCCCccataaacaaaaataaataataacacagtattatataatattcttttatgtaATGTTTTACagatttataaataattgttttatCGTCTTTTCATTAACGATGCCACTACTAgaaattttgtattatacGTGAATTAGCATTTTCTTTTGTATCCCACCTTTTATTTCCCCCTTTATTTCCCCTTTTATTTCCCCCTTTATTTCCCCTTTTATTTCCCCTTTTATTTCCCCTTTTATTTCCCCTTTTATTTCCCCTTCTGTTACCCCTTCTGTTACCCCTTCTGTTACCCCTTCTGTTATCCCTTCTGTTATCCCTTCTGTTATCCCTAGTTTGTTTTTTCAGCAAAAATGAAATTGCCCTTTTTTTCGGGTACAGTGTAAGAAAAAGGATGTGCGACTCATTGTCACACGGATATAACATGCATGTGCGTGTAtaaacgtatatacatacaaatatatgtacatacgtgtacatataataacgtacatgtattatgtacgtatatttgTGCGTCTATGTTATAACATTGCAACTTTTCGTCTGACCATTTTTCGCTGCCCTTTCAAGATGTGccaattattatatgtaaaaatatgacatgttcatatttaaaaaaaaaaagaaaaaaaaaaaaaaaaaaataagatcagataagataaaataagataagaTAAGATCAGATAAGATCAGATAAAATAAGGCAAGGTAACATTTGTTAAGTTATAAATACGAAAGAAATGATATGAAAAGAACAgacaagaaataaaataaaataaaattatggaGAGGTAAATAAATCAGACTTGTCAATTCatagtattattaatattaattataaggATGTACTCTACATGTGAACATATGAATGGACCCTTTTGTCATTGTCATTTTACGGAAACTTGTACGGACATGTCTTTCTATATCTTCTCAAAACCATGAACTGTTACTGTTATAATATACTATTATGCCGTTTTTTCATTACATGCAATtctgtacatatatatatatatatatatatatatatgtacatacttgACATTTTGCGTACTTATGTCGTAAAACGTAAAGGGAGGGGGTAAGACACGCTTGCGTGGACCTTTTCCGAACAATCGAAAAATTCAAGACTTgtcatatgtacatatatatatatgtacaggTAGATATATGTACAGGTACATTAAGCAAATTTCTGGGGGAAGGAAAAATTTACATGTTCGTTTggcgcaaaaaaaaaataaaataataataaataaataaataaataattgaaaaaaagaatgagtAAATAAATACGTTCATAAATACGTACAGTTGTTAAAatcggaaaaaaaaaaaaaattaaaatgttgaAAAGTTAGGaagttataaataatgtataacTGTTAAACATTCCTTTCATtaggatttttttttttttttttatttcttttcctttctttttttccttttttccctttttaaataaaaaaatgactatttaattcttttcaaatatacaatcacgttacatattttattacatcaTAACTTTTGAATAACTTTTCATgttatattagaaaaaaatcaaaaaggGGGGAACAATAGTATTCTGAGTGATCGTCcctaattatgaaaaataaaggtatatataaaaaaacatgaacATAAACGTAAACATAATTGTATACGTAAATATGATCGTAATcgtaaacataaatatatatacatatttataagcTTTTGTATTcgtatttgtatttttgtttGTACATGTGTTTGTATttgtgtttatatttatgtttatatttctatttatatatttatacgttATTGACATGTATttacaaacatatacatgAATGTTACtaatatgtttgtatatactATTACGAAAAAGAATggttatacatttaatatatatatatatatatatatatatacatatattttattatatttaggtaaatttcattattagaggtttataaaaaaggtaaacATATAACCGCCATACCAAaagcataattatatatgttatttgcGTACTACATTGAGTAATGTAATATCGGCATAAAGTAGTAAGAtggggaaaataaaatataaagaaataaaacacaataaaataaaataaattgagGTATTTACTGTACCGtacatttatgtttatatatatatatgtttatatatttatatgtatatgtttgtatgtttataatatgtttatatatttatatgtttatatgtttataatacgtttatatatttataagtttatatgtttatatgtttataatatgtttatatgtttttatatgtatatgttgtttatatatgtataagtttatatatgcatatgtttatatatgcatatgtttatatatgcatatgtttatatatgcatctgtttatatatgtatatattattatttatatattatatatttatatatttgtacatgtaaaacacgttataaatatgaaaaaaaaattatacgtgtatataaaatacccTTGTgctttattcatttttaactgtatatataataaattcgcattattaaaaaaataaaaattaaatataaaataaaacaaattttacaatattttacaataaaaaaaaaaaaaaggcattttttaaatttcgaatttttttataatttaaataaattgcaAAATCGTAAGataatattgtatatatatataaatatatataatatataaatttacatataaatatgaatatatacgcataaatatgaatat from Plasmodium malariae genome assembly, chromosome: 13 includes these protein-coding regions:
- the PmUG01_13035100 gene encoding 60S ribosomal protein L5, putative; amino-acid sequence: MAYVKVVKNKAYFKRYQVKYRRRREGKTDYRARKALILQDKNKYNAQKLRFVVRKTNNQIICQIASAHIEGDKILAEAKSKELIRYGIPVGLKNYAAAYATGLLCARRFLKSLNLDTVFIGVEKVTADMNENEDKDDDEERKPIKAFLDVGITRTTTGNRVFAAMKGACDGGLNIPHGNNRFPGSKNEFNPEQLRKNILGLHVAEYMKLLQEEDMDKYKAHFNDYIKHKINANNIEQMYITAHEQIRKNPEKVVKKKDKVKKFMAKYEKPKKLNAKIRKRRVKEKLAKYVEKLQ
- the VPS3 gene encoding vacuolar protein sorting-associated protein 3, putative; translated protein: MELFKADSVDVKINLEISVTCLLNDCLYICGKDGVIHKYDIKRNREDANIDLKHMGSYVIKKNKEISKVVIVEVELIIIILIDDILYFVKNDKFENLMVISKNVENFTINENNKLELLIYTKKKKLCFYKYDHSNYKIFKEIQHTDIVSSLLWVNKSLFLTVGKNYYLQSLRNNDKILLYSHEYEQTYKYITLINMNEIFIVCDLNIGVFYDVDTSMPSRKNTITLSESVKHVISFRFFLCCMNSNGVLNFYNVNNQQHVQSIYLNDHLHVVTNYSNVNNNSNTALISLFNFFQRDNEGKMGGAKGQEERQNGQNGRNSRNDQQDWKENRIHDQAQEEQQEGQCDKKDTTGEDNHQALILDEEVTETRRNTQVERYIPHNDPFTEEKKIEEILKSTTQSGTYNYAKNNIYFLNNHCLKIIRCLELYEYLPKCIEQKKIEKGFLLIQNYNFENDIDKENILKEYNKACAYYYFSNLNFPLAFLHFEKVNINIFVLLSFWFNLFPQTDKLILQKKIKQKNSNEKEMEEQAKTLKKLAEEESMINKHFKGCFPPLCSIEELIRKNYNYYHNDDRYLQHLGEERKEDYSSSASKEEDAKKKKKKEILYIANNCMIKYLLSKRDYLMHHRDSIKVVLGGGEDYAQVSASAANGVTNPMHNNNQAVDSPPVTGCLLQIDEILDNVLVKLMIKNKYVNYSKFIMETENLSLNVNECVEFLKENCKFVEIILIYIRYKQFGEAIEMCLLFLRYYSVKWGEVEGEEGEVDIDVEVEVEEEEEVKEKVDMGKNGAAKILDEVEEDIENAHVFQNDSTNGLFQEKRGQNISDKGPNSTHEEKEKGKKKKKKSFWLEILEKQDFKSNIDKMNSFHLILKEIYNILIILNDNVHLINVEQKRIKLLFEYSFPFFIKYNENLFFDFLINKNFLLRPDEILQIFTKLQKRKYNIKVKHYVQKYIVNYLKYDKYNTNINTALVELYMNDLEKPVQVRQKKILHFLHTNYPIEIDYLIRIIKDEKFNLVKALLYGKIHKHYESLVILSSENISMCEKYCLYYNFILKGRAKRMSQEDHERLLNGIYKDDKTIHEHLFKEYDEGRMELINTHLKKEKRKKIYDAFITDIMREYHKYSYITMSKDVLSKMKKKEQNKKNHEKIDEEEKEREKKKKEFDYMLHLVGQQDESNSSDDDITNFYEMHSDRSSKETEFSVSSCSLSDVSSSNSLMSKDDDDDDGSSSLSVGTMSSSGEDARRRKIKRRSGEKKGKRKKMQREKAAQNEAQKYVKKGKKKNIKNRDSYHTFLGNKHRNRDIDLFDYFKVYESCKNRSCGLFFLLVKVCMNKYIESNLDEKEKEKYKKYILYILNKYANHNDFDNIYIYELIPEEWKISEILSFVNLGLQKKLNTNMNLLIYHNLVKSHYLNVSYDLIEQKERSILVQDRLICKVCNGQVVEKSFAYFSEEVITHVHCIDKYDEEIYK